A genomic region of Pyrus communis chromosome 14, drPyrComm1.1, whole genome shotgun sequence contains the following coding sequences:
- the LOC137714316 gene encoding uncharacterized protein, with product MATELEELVGFLSSPSPAVTKAAVDIVRGLTGSDDGLQSLGNYSKILLPSLSRLVAGNKETGDEKMQGLYVMKLVRSFCRSSDEASEDPFEHVGSILVNISKREAEEAAEAEPERV from the exons ATGGCGACGGAACTGGAAGAGCTAGTGGGATTTCTATCCTCTCCATCTCCAGCAGTGACAAAGGCAGCTGTTGATATCGTTCGGGGGCTAACCGGCTCCGACGACGGCCTGCAGTCTTTGGGCAATTATTCGAAGATTCTGCTTCCTTCGTTATCTCGTCTCGTAGCCGGAAACAAGGAG ACTGGAGACGAGAAGATGCAAGGGCTCTATGTTATGAAGCTTGTGAGATCATTTTGTAGATCTTCAGATGAAGCTAGCGAAGATCCATTTGAGCATGTTGGTTCCATACTTGTAAACATCTCAAAGCGGGAAGCAGAAGAAGCTGCAGAGGCTGAGCCGGAACGTGTCTGA
- the LOC137715912 gene encoding V-type proton ATPase subunit c1-like, whose amino-acid sequence MAPSTFSGDETAPFFGFLGAAAALVFSCMGAAYGTAKSGVGVASMGVMRPELLMKSIVPVVMAGVLGIYSLIIAVIISTGINPKAKSYYLFDGYAHLSSGLACGLAGLSAGMAIGIVGDAGVRANAQQPKLFVGMILILIFAEALALYGLIVGIILSSRSGQSRAD is encoded by the coding sequence ATGGCGCCATCCACCTTCAGCGGCGACGAAACGGCACCGTTCTTCGGCTTCCTTGGCGCGGCGGCCGCCCTCGTCTTCTCCTGTATGGGAGCGGCGTACGGCACGGCGAAGAGCGGCGTGGGCGTGGCGTCGATGGGGGTGATGAGGCCGGAGCTGCTGATGAAGTCGATTGTTCCGGTTGTTATGGCGGGAGTGTTGGGTATCTACAGTTTGATCATTGCTGTGATTATCAGTACTGGAATTAACCCAAAGGCCAAATCTTACTACCTCTTCGATGGGTACGCCCACCTCTCCTCCGGTCTGGCTTGTGGACTCGCCGGACTTTCCGCCGGAATGGCCATCGGCATCGTTGGCGATGCCGGTGTTAGGGCGAACGCACAACAGCCAAAGCTTTTTGTTGGCATGATTCTGATTCTCATCTTTGCCGAAGCTTTGGCTTTGTATGGCCTGATTGTCGGTATCATCCTTTCATCCCGATCTGGACAGTCCAGAGCAGATTAG